The Dyadobacter subterraneus genome window below encodes:
- a CDS encoding DUF6089 family protein, protein MRPISKRLSFLLVLGLLVVTYNTEAQVRRGTFIPYSTVGFGVGTSNYYGDMASYTTPLRSTFGMMRWSVTGNYTRHFTPRLAARASFTYARIAGDDYKMNKKDPTNIRYARNLSFRNDLKEFAVEGIFKLTPDNRSYDRRPQFSAYLFGGVAVVAHNPKALDTFDGNWVKLQSLGTEGQGRPGYDKPYSLIQFAIPLGIGVRYKINDRFDMGAELGFRKTFTDYLDDVAGNYADPAVFADNPLALTMANKSTERYTVKKGVDRTEGLKQFVQTAYNIQTEDPFSVVQQNYGTAGYARGTSPNLKDNYLIGTVHINYIIPSQIKCPPLK, encoded by the coding sequence ATGAGACCGATAAGCAAAAGACTGTCATTTCTTCTGGTGCTTGGATTATTGGTTGTTACTTACAACACTGAGGCACAGGTAAGACGTGGAACTTTTATTCCTTACTCAACCGTAGGATTCGGGGTTGGAACCTCAAATTATTATGGTGATATGGCATCATACACAACACCATTAAGGTCAACTTTTGGTATGATGAGATGGAGTGTAACAGGAAATTATACAAGACATTTTACACCGCGACTTGCGGCGAGAGCTTCTTTTACTTATGCGAGAATTGCTGGTGATGATTATAAAATGAACAAAAAGGATCCGACAAACATAAGATACGCCCGCAATCTTAGTTTCCGCAATGATCTGAAAGAATTTGCCGTGGAAGGAATTTTTAAACTTACTCCTGACAATCGAAGTTACGATCGCAGGCCTCAGTTTAGCGCTTATTTATTCGGTGGGGTAGCTGTGGTTGCACATAATCCTAAGGCACTGGATACCTTTGATGGTAACTGGGTGAAATTACAATCTCTTGGAACGGAAGGGCAAGGCAGACCAGGTTATGACAAACCATATTCTTTAATACAATTTGCTATTCCGCTTGGAATTGGTGTCAGGTATAAAATAAATGACAGATTTGATATGGGTGCAGAGCTTGGTTTTCGTAAAACTTTCACGGATTATCTTGATGATGTTGCCGGTAATTATGCTGATCCTGCTGTTTTTGCCGATAATCCACTTGCTCTTACAATGGCAAATAAATCGACAGAAAGATATACTGTCAAAAAAGGAGTAGACAGAACAGAAGGTCTTAAGCAATTTGTGCAAACTGCTTACAATATTCAAACAGAAGATCCATTTTCAGTCGTTCAGCAAAATTATGGAACTGCTGGCTATGCAAGAGGTACGAGCCCTAATCTTAAAGATAATTATTTGATAGGAACGGTTCACATCAACTATATTATTCCTTCACAGATCAAGTGCCCACCTTTGAAATAA